In a single window of the Sylvia atricapilla isolate bSylAtr1 chromosome 20, bSylAtr1.pri, whole genome shotgun sequence genome:
- the HSPB1 gene encoding heat shock protein beta-1, with the protein MAERRVPFTFLRSPSWDPFRDWYHGSRLFDQSFGMPHIPEDWYKWPSGSAWPGYFRLLPRESALLPAPGSPFGQALSRQLSSGISEIRQTADSWKVTLDVNHFAPEELVVKTKDNIVEITGKHEEKQDEHGFISRCFTRKYTLPPGVEATAVRSSLSPDGMLTVEAPLPKPAIQSAEITIPVTVESQAKEPAKK; encoded by the exons ATGGCCGAGCGCCGCGTCCCCTTCACCTTCCTGCGCAGCCCCAGCTGGGATCCCTTCCGCGACTGGTACCATGGCAGCCGCCTCTTCGACCAGTCCTTTGGGATGCCGCACATCCCCGAGGATTGGTACAAGTGGCCCAGCGGCAGCGCCTGGCCGGGATATTTCCGCCTGCTGCCCCGGGAGAGCGCCCTGCTGCCGGCGCCGGGCTCGCCCTTCGGCCAGGCGCTGAGCCGGCAGCTGAGCAGCGGCATCTCCGAGATCCGCCAGACCGCCGACAGCTGGAAGGTCACCTTGGACGTCAACCACTTCGCACCTGAGGAGCTGGTGGTGAAGACCAAGGATAATATCGTGGAGATAACCG gCAAACACGAGGAGAAGCAGGATGAACACGGCTTCATCTCCAGGTGCTTCACCCGAAAATACAC ccttcCCCCTGGCGTCGAAGCCACGGCCGTGCGGTCCTCGCTGTCTCCCGATGGAATGCTGACGGTGGAGGCTCCCCTGCCCAAACCCGCCATCCAGTCTGCCGAAATCACCATCCCCGTCACCGTGGAGAGCCAAGCCAAGGAGCCGGCCAAGAAGTAG